Below is a genomic region from Odocoileus virginianus isolate 20LAN1187 ecotype Illinois chromosome 30, Ovbor_1.2, whole genome shotgun sequence.
ACATGTGAAGCAGGGAGGCGGGGAGAGGGCTGTGGGAGCCCAGGGCCTTGGGTCCACTGGACATGTCCTCTCCCCAGATCCACAAGACAGGCAGCAACCTGTCCTATGACATTCATTACTGGATCGGCCAGGCCTCGTCCCAGGACGAGCAAGGGGCGGCTGCCATCTATACCACGCAGATGGACGACTTTCTGAAGGGCCGGGCCGTCCAGCACCGTGAGGTCCAGGGCAACGAGAGCGAGACCTTCCGAGGCTACTTCAAGCAGGGCATTGTGTACGGAGCGGCACGCTACAGGGGGAATggagccagggctgggagggCCACCTGAGGCTGgggggcaggcctggggctgggaggggagcccATGAGGGTCATTTCTGTTCACCTTTCCATTCCCCGCCCCTGTCTCTGCTGCTGCCCTATCCTTGGTCTTCAGCCTTGAGTTTGAGAGGAGACACAATTCTGTCTTCAGcatctcccctcttcccttcGCTTCAGCCCCCTGTCCTGTCCTCACACATGGCCCCATTACCATACACCCACCTTTTGCAGGCCTCTCAGCAGGGCAAGGACTAGGGTGAGGCAAGCGAGGCACCAGGGTACAAACTCCAAGGAGGCACGCACTGCCAGGGTCATGCAAACGGAGGCGATATAGTGACCTTGCACTTGCATGACCCTGAGAGTGAGTGCCTTTTGGGGGTTTGTGCCCCCAAGGCCTCAGGCACCCATTtactcccagccccagccctcaaATGGGCCCTGTGGCAACCACATACCCAGGATCTGAGAGGACGGGGGGCCCGTCACACCTCCCAGCCCACTCCCTTGGGTCAGTTCACCTCTCCTCACAGGATCCGGAAAGGGGGCGTGGCTTCCGGCATGAAGCAAGTGGAGACCAACTCCTATGACATCCAGCGGCTGCTCCACGTCAAGGGCAAGAGGAATGTGGTGGCAGGAGAGGTGGGCACCAACCAGGGCTCAGGGCGCAcagtctcctctcctcccacccactGCCCTGACTGGGCGGAGGGCAGAGGCTGaggaggggtgaggggcaggTAAGTGGTGGGGGAGAGATTGATGGATGATGGACAGGGTCTGAGTGGGGTCTGTGCCTGCCCCATGGCTCCCCAGGTGGAGATGTCCTGGAAGAGTTTCAACCGTGGGGATGTTTTCCTCCTGGACCTTGGGAAGCTCATCATACAGTGGAATGGGCCGGAGAGTAACCGCATGGAGAGACTGAGGGTAAATCCCCCCTGTGCCGCCCACCCAAAatcccaccctgcccctcccgCTCCTGCCTCCAGCACCTGGCCTCCCTCCTACACTTGCCAGACTGCTGCCACGCCTCCACCGGCCCTCATTTCCTCAGCACCCTCTTCCCTGATTGTCTGGGGTGCTGTGTTTGAAGGTGGATCTGAGTCTCCATGTGTGTGCAGTGAGGTATGTGTGCTGGAGTCTGCATGCATGCACTGTGGTGGGTCCACTAATGTCTGATGAATCCCTGCTGTGTGGCAGACACTGTGCCCAGCATTGGGAGCCAGCGGTCAATGAAACGGGCAGAGCTCTGCCCTGGCTCTGGCCTCCAGGAGGGGAGACAGACATCAGAGGAATATTGGAGAAGTAAGGGGTGCGGAGTGTGGCTCTCAGGGTTAGGAGGGGTCTaagaaggcttctgggaggagggggtggggggagagggccCTAAGGGAAGAGAGGAGTGGATGGGGGGCAACCTTCCAGCTCAGACAAAGCCCGAGACAGGGACTTTAGGGAGTTTGGAAAGGAGGGTGGGTGGGTCTCAACAGGACGTGCTATGTGGTCAGGAAGCTGTGTGAGAGGGTTGAGGTTTGTTCTCAGTGCCTGGGACGCCGTTGAAGGACCCTCTGACTTCCGAGGGGCGAGGGGAGTGGACGGGCTGAGGGCACACGCCTaggtgaggagggggctgggaaggTGGAATCACAGGACCTGCATGTCAGGTTGGGGGTgacaagagaggagagagacagaagtcAAAAGTTGTGCTTTTTGTGGGGATGGGTGGGGTCCCATTTTCTGAGATGGCGAGATCAGGGAGCAACAGAGTTGGGGAGAAAATCAAGGTTGGGTTTGGGGCATCTTAAAATGGGGCTGTCTTGGGAGCTGGATAAATAGGGCTTGGCTGGAAACAGAAAGGTGGGCCTGGCGAGGGGGGCAGTGGGGTGAAGGGAACCGTGGAGAGGGGAGGCGGCCGGAGTGGAAAGGCCAGGAACTGGAGAGGAGACGCTGGGCTGAGAGAGTGagccaggctgtgtgtgtgtgtgtgtgtgtgtgtgtgtgtgtgtgtgtgagtgaatgtgtGTACACGGCTTTGGGGCAGAGACAGGACTGTGATCTTCAGGGCTCACCTCTCATGCAAAACTTTGAAGCAAAATCATAAATTTCAAACAATGTCAAAACCAAAGGCCTAGCaagtccccccaaccccccaccagACCCCCCCCTTGCTCATGAAGAAGACTGCTCTTCCTGAGGTTTTAGCTTGGCTTCCTGACACACACCttgatggggtggagagggaggtgggaggggggaccgagatggggaatacatgtaaatccatggctaattcaatgtatgacaaaaaccactgcaatgctgtaaagtaattagcctccaactaataaaaataaatggaaaaaaaaaaagaaaaaaaatgcaaaataaataaataaaaataaaagcctgaTCCCCCCGCTTGAAAGGGAAGCGCCAGGCAGGTGCCTCCCACTTTGGGGCTGCTGTGGGGGGCTGGGCTCTCCAGGTGTGGTTTGGGGTGGCGGACGCTGCCCTGTCCACCGCCCCCCACCAGCCTTCATGCGTCCCGGGGCCTCCCTGCAGGGCATGAACCTGGCCAAGGAGATCCGCGACCAGGAGCGGGGTGGGCGCACCTACGTGGGTGTGGTGGATGGGGAGAACGAGAAGGCCTCACCGCAGCTGATGGAGATCATGAACCACGTGCTGGGCCAGCGGAAGGAGCTGAAGGCTGCCGTGGCCGACACGGTGGTGGAGCCGGCCCTCAAGGCTGCCCTCAAGTTGTACCAGTGAGTGCCTGGCTGCGTGGGGCTCCTGCTGGAACAGGGGGCACCTCCCGGGGGAGGAAACCCCGGGACGAGGGTCCAGCATCCTCCTTGTCTATGCCGCGTCTTTGTCTATGCAGTGTGTCTGACTCAGAGGGAAAGGTGGTGGTCAGAGAAATCGCCACGCGGCCACTCACACAAGACTTGCTCAGTCACGAGGTGAGAGGGTCTGGAGTGCCCCCAGCCCCAACTCCCCATTACCCACCCGGCCCCTGCCCACTCTCCCCCAGTGGGAGCAGCTCCAGGGTCCTGGGGTGGTCGGAGTGGGGGAGCACAAGAGGCAAACTTCTGTGTCTGCAGCTCCCCCAGCCTGCGCTTTCTCTCCCACCTCCAGGACTGTTACATTCTGGACCAGGGGGGCCTAAAGATCTACGTGTGGAAGGGGAAGAATGCCAATGCCCAGGAGAAGAAGGAAGCCATGAACCAGGCGCTGGTGGGTCTGGGCGTCAAGGAGGAGAACTTGGAGGAGGGGTAGAGAAGGCCAGCCAGGGGGGAGAGAGCAGTGGGGGCCAGAGGCCAGGGACGGCTCTGGGCCTCACTTGGCTCCGGGGGGTCGTCTTGGAGGTTCTCTGCACCCCAGGGAGGCAACAACCCGGCGACCTCAAGAATCGTCACAAAAAGGGAGCCTCCTCAGGGCTTGCACCTCAAGCTTGGCTCTGAAAAGGGAGGGAGAAACGGAGGCTGGCCTCCCTACAAGAAGCAGGGTGGGTCAGCATGGGGCTGAAGCCAAATCAGAGTTTGGGGTCATTGTAGGAGCTGGAGTCAGTAACCTTGAGCTGGCCGGGGATCAACGTTGGATTGGGGGTCGGGCTCAAATTTGGAGATGGAGGCTGGGGTCAGGTTTGGGTCAGATTTGGCCTTGGGGTCAGGGGTCTGAACTGGGTTTGGGGGTTAGTGTTAGATTCAGGGTTGAGGTCAGAGTTAGGTTTGAGGTGGAGTCTGGTGTGACCTGGGGTAGGATTCAGCTGGATTAGGTTTGAGGTCAGCATTGGGACAGCGATTAGAGTCTGGTCTGGGCTTGGGACCAGGACAGGTTAGTGGTGGGTCTGGTTGGGGTTACAGCCAGGCTTCGGCTCCTGTTGgggggtggaggctgggggagggacacaccccagcctcctccttctcttcccagaACTTTATCAAAGCGAAGCAGTATCCACTGAGCACACAGGTGGAGCTGCAGAACGACGGGGCCGAGTCAGCTGTCTTTCAGCAGCTCTTCCAGAAGTGGACAGTACCCAATCGGACCACTGGCCTGGGCAAAACCCACACCGTGGGCTCCGTGGGTGAGGGCTGGCCCGAGGCGGGGTGGGGCTGGAAGCGGGCAGTGGGCCAGGAGAGCGCTGGACCTGACTCCTGCCCTCCTTCTTGAACACTCCTCTTGTGCACACTTCACCCTGactctgggctccccaggtggagGGGCGTGGACACAAAGGGACTTGGATAAACTCAAGAGTTGTCATAAAAAGGGAGCTGAGAAAAACTCGCCTTTCATTTGGAGTAGTGTTGGGTCTCCTCGGAACCCAAACCCAAACAACTCCAGTCTTTGAGACAGTATTTGCTAAGGACAAGCTCCATGCCAAGCACCCGGGGGAGGAGAATATGTCCCTCTCCTGGCTGCTCTGGGAGGCCTCGACGAAACATGAGTCTTAACAGGAGGGAGGTAGGGTTCTGTGTTATAGCTCTGCCACTGGCTAACTGTGTGACCCGGGATAAGCTACCGAATCTCTCtagcctcagttgcctcatctgtaaaatgggtctaaGAATTGCAGCTCCCACTCCAGGCTGTTGTGAGAACCTGGGGGAACTCAGCTGGTGACACTGGGTGTCATGATTTCCCCCCTCACTCCAGCCAAGGTGGAACAGGTGAAGTTTGATGCCACATCCATGCATGTCCAGCCTCAGGTGGCTGCCCAGCAGAAGATGGTGGACGATGGGAGTGGCGAGGTGCAGGTATGGCGGGGGGAGAGAGGCCCGGGCCGGGGGGCAGGGGTTGGTGGAATCTGTCCCGGACCTCACACTAGCCTGGTACCGGCTCCAGATGTGGCGCATCGAGAACCTAGAGCTGGTGCCTGTGGACACCAAGTGGCTGGGCCACTTCTTCGGGGGCGACTGCTACCTGCTGCTCTACACCTACCTCATCAACGAGAAGCAGCACTACCTGCTCTACATCTGGCAGGTCAGGCCCCACTCCACCCTGTTCAGAGCGCAGCTGCTCAACCCCGCTTCACTATACCCCTGCCAAGCGGCCATCGCCCTGGACTTGAATACCTCTGGTGGTGGGTATCTTACCCCCTTTCCATCTTGGAACTGCTTTGGCTGGGAGATCCCCCTGACGCTGGGTACCCCCACTCACAGCCCTTCCCCTTTTGTTCTCTGAGTCTCCTTTCTAACTTCCATGGCTTCTTGCGCCTTCTCTTCACCCGCTCTGACTGTGGGTTTCCATGTCCAGATGCGAGTGAGTGGGAGATGTTTGGGGGTGCtgggggtgagtgggggctaGTCGTGGTGTTTCCTCAAGAAAGGTGCAGTAAGTGGGAGAGGAGGTTGGGGGTCAAGGTGGGCTGGGGTGGACTGAGGCTGGAGAAAGATTAGGTGTGGGGCTCAGGGGGGAGTGGGATTTTGGTTGTGTTCAGGGTGGAGATTGGTGGGGAAGACAGTTGGGTTTAGGGCCAGTCAGAATTGGATATGAAGTTAAAACTGGGGGCTAGCCTTATCTCACCCCTCCCACCCTGCACATCCCCAGGGCAGCCAGGCCAGCCAGGATGAAATCACAGCCTCTGCCTATCAAGCTGTCATCCTGGACCAGAAGTACAACAATGAACCGGTCCAGATCCGGGTCCCGATGGGCAAGGAGCCGCCTCACCTCATGTCCATCTTCAAGGGACGCATGGTGGTCTACCAGGTGTGGCAGTGAGGTGGGGTGGGCTCTGGGAAACAGGGAAGAGGACATGGGGTGGGGGACCGGGCTGGGGGTAGCCTACTCTTCCTGGGAGGGGACTGTTTGAGGCTCCATCACCTATGTGCAATGGAAATAGAAACAActactcagtatttttaaaaatccatttaatgAACACTTAGCATGTATAAGACTATTACTCTCTACACCCCAACTCCTCTCTAGATGAAAAAAGAAGTTATGTTGGATGATTTGCTGAACAATGAACCTAAGGTGCactgacacctttttttttttttaaacttttcattttgtattggcatgtagccaattaacaatgttgtgtttcaggtgaacagcaaagggacagccataca
It encodes:
- the VIL1 gene encoding villin-1, which codes for MTKLSAQVKGSLNVTTPGVQIWRIEAMQMVPVPSNSFGSFFDGDCYVILAIHKTGSNLSYDIHYWIGQASSQDEQGAAAIYTTQMDDFLKGRAVQHREVQGNESETFRGYFKQGIVIRKGGVASGMKQVETNSYDIQRLLHVKGKRNVVAGEVEMSWKSFNRGDVFLLDLGKLIIQWNGPESNRMERLRGMNLAKEIRDQERGGRTYVGVVDGENEKASPQLMEIMNHVLGQRKELKAAVADTVVEPALKAALKLYHVSDSEGKVVVREIATRPLTQDLLSHEDCYILDQGGLKIYVWKGKNANAQEKKEAMNQALNFIKAKQYPLSTQVELQNDGAESAVFQQLFQKWTVPNRTTGLGKTHTVGSVAKVEQVKFDATSMHVQPQVAAQQKMVDDGSGEVQMWRIENLELVPVDTKWLGHFFGGDCYLLLYTYLINEKQHYLLYIWQGSQASQDEITASAYQAVILDQKYNNEPVQIRVPMGKEPPHLMSIFKGRMVVYQGGTSRANNLEPVPSTRLFQVRGTSANNTKAFEVTPRATSLNSNDVFILKTQSCSYLWYGKGCSGDEREMAKMVADTVSRTEKQVVVEGQEPANFWMALGGKAPYASTKRLQEENLVITPRLFECSNQTGCFQATEIPDFNQDDLEEDDVFLLDVWDQVFFWIGKNANEDEKKAAATTVQEYLKTHPSGRDLETPIIVVKQGHEPPTFTGWFLAWDPFKWNNSKSYEDLKAELGNSGDWGQITAELTSSKPDVFNANSNLSSGPLPIFPLEQLVNKTAEELPEGVDPSRREEHLSIDDFTLALGMTPSAFSALPRWKQQNLKKEKGLF